GTGCCTATATCGACCAGCTTTGGGCAGAAGCCATGACCATCTACAACAGCGGCAACTACAAGCTGGCGTTCAGCCCCGCCATGCAGGAAACTCTGCTAGCCCATCAGCAGGACTTCATGCAGGAGGATGCGCAAGCTGGCATGATTTACGCCTTTCTGGAGGACTACACGGGTGACCGGGTGTGTTCCAAGCAGCTCTATGCGGAGGCGCTGGGCAACACCAACATCCCGGCAGAGTGGGAGACCCGCACTATCTGCGAGATCATGAACACGGGAATTTCGCGCGGCGATATCCAAGGCTGGCAGGCGCACAAGACCGCCAAGCGTTACCCGAAGTACGGTGTTCAGAAAGGCTGGGAGCGCGTAACCAGCCCCGAAACCGGGGCTGAAAATTTCTTCGAAATAACGGATGCGGAAGCCAAGCAGCTGGGCTTTCCCTTCTGACGGACACCGGTTACACGTCTGGTTACAGATTCGGTTACGTTCCAGTTACAGCGCAAAAGCCGCATGGCTGCTGCATTTTCCTCTTTCTGTAACCATGTAACCTTAAAAAGATAAGAAAAAGTATAAAACCTACCGGATGCCCTGTGTGCAGAAAAAGAGAATTTTCCTGCCCGGTTACAGGCGTTCGGTTACAAAGAATTGGAGGTCTGCCTATGAAGGAAGTTCGCGTTTGCGAAGCAATGAAGTCCCCGGTGGGGACTTCAAGCGACGGAACGGTCTTGCATCAGCAAGATGGAGGGACCAAGTCCCGACAAGTTCCCATTTGGGAAAAGAGCAATCTGACGCTGGAAGAAGCTGCGGCTTACTCTGGCATTGGCATCAACAAACTGCGTGAAATTACGAATGAAGATAAATGCAAATTCGTCCTTTGGGTGGGAAACAAGCGTCTGATCAAACGTCGCCTGTTCGATTGCTTTGTCGAGCAAGCATATTCTATTTGAGAGGCTGCCAAAGGCTGCAAATGTGAAACCGTCCTTTTCTCATTCGCTGCGGGTGGAAATCGCATGGTTGATGTGTTATACTGACACTGACCTTATAGATGCGCTTTTCACAGAAAGGAGTTTCTAAATGTCTGAAAAGCGCAAAGATAGCAAGGGTCGTGTTTTGAAGGATGGCGAAAGCCAAAGAGCAAACGGCACCTACGACTATCGTTATACCGATATCCACAAGAAACGGCGTTGTATTTACGCTAAATCCCTGACAGAGCTGCGGAAAAAAGAGGAAGAACTGTGGCGCGATCTGGCAGACGGCATCGACTACGCCGCCGGAGAGATGACGGTGGCTGATCTGGTTGACCGCTATATGAACCTGAAACGTGGGTTGAAACCCAATTCACTTCGGTCGTACAACACAGCGGTCAAGCGGATTCATGCTGACCCTTTCGGGCAAAAAGCCATCAAAACGGTAAAATTGTCCGATGCGAAAGGCTGGTTCGTGTTTCTGCATGACAGCGGTTTCAAGCAAAACACCATAGGAATCCTGCAAAGCGTTGTCAGACCGGCATTCGAGATGGCGGTGGAGGATGACATCGTCCGCAAGAATCCATTTAAGTTCAAGCTGTCGGATGTTGTGCCGAAGGACGCTTATGTGCGCAATGCCCTGACCAGAGAACAGCAGGAGAAATATCTGCAATTCGTTCAAGACTATGGAGGCAACTATTATGATGATATCGTCATTCTTATGGGAACCGGCTTGCGTGTGAGTGAGTTGTATGGCCTGACACGAGCAGATATCGACTTTGAACGGCACTGTATCAATGTCCGGCGGCAGCTTTGCCGGACGGCTGAAAAGCCCTACTTTGTCACACCGCCGAAAACAAAAAGCGGTATCCGCAATGTTCCCATGACAGATACCGTTTGTGCAGCGTTGCGGCGTGTAGTAAAAGCCAGAGCGTCCACGAAAGTGGAAGCGCTGGTGGATGGTTGCAGCGGATTTCTCTTTCTGGACAAGTCCGGAATGCCGAAGGTGGCAATGCACTTGGAAAACTATATGCGCGGCGTGCAGGGAAAGTTTGAGAAGGCGTACAGCAAACCTGTTCCGCGCATTACACCTCATGTGCTGCGACACACCTTCTGCACCAATGTTCAGCAGGCCGGGCTGGATGTAAAAAGCCTGCAATACCTGATGGGCCACTCCAATGCCAGTGTGACGTTGGATGTCTACACGCACAGCAGCTTTGAATCGGTTGAAAGAGCCTTTGAACAGATCGCCGGCAACCTGTGATTTTCGACGCATGAAGCGGAATTGCTTACGCCGAAACTTACGCCAAAACTTACGCCAAAACTTACGCCAATCACCCGGTAAGTGGCGTAGATTTGCGTAGAAAAGCGTGGATCGTGCAAAAACGGAGAATCTGGAAAAATCGGCTTGTGGCCTTGATAATTCTACAAAAGTCTACGTTTCCCGATATTCGTGATTCGGCTCCAAAAGTGTGGTTTGGAAGGGCGGCATGTACTAAGCCAAAACCGCCGCTCCCAAGAATCCCAATTTATAAAAAGAACGCAGGCAGAACTTTTCGCAAAGGCGAAGGCTCTGCCTGCTTTTTTGCACCCCTGCCGCACTTTTCTCTTCGCCGCAAATGTGCTACAATAGCCTTAGCATAAGGAAAAGGGGAACGCGCATGGCCAGAAACAGGCAGAACCTGAACATCATCTACATCTCGGACCGAATGCGGGAGACGCTGCGGCCCATAGCGTCCTGTGCGCTCACGGCGGTGGTGGCCCCCATGGGCTACGGTAAAACGACGGCGGTGCGCTGGTTCTTGGCAGAGCAGGCCAAGGCGGGGGCCGTGGTGCTGCAAGCCAGCATCTACTCAGATAACCGCTCCATCTTCTGGAAAAGCGTGCAGAAGGCCTTTGCCGCCGCCGGGCTGACGGTGCTGGAGGGCTACGACTGCCCCGCTGACGCCAGCGGCGCGGCTTTGCTGCTGGAGGACCTGTGTGCCGCGCTGGGCGGCAAAACGCCCTACTATCTTTTTCTGGACGATTTCCACCTGCTGGGGGACGAGCGGGTGGCGCAGTTTTTGTGTCGGCTGGCCTACCGCCTGCCCGAGAACGTCCACCTTATCGTGGCCAGCCGCAACCGCTTTCTGCCCGGGGAGCAGGTGGTGCGGCTGGGGCGGCGGCTCCACCACATCGAGGCCGACGGCCTCCGCCTGAACCGGGAGGAGCTGCTGGCCTACACCCACCGCTGCGGCGTGGAGATCACCGCCGCCCAGGCCGAGAGCCTGCTGCGCTCCTGCGAGGGGTGGTTCTCCGCCGTCTACCTGAACCTCCATGCCCTGGCCGAGCGGGGGAGCCTGCTGCAGCCGGGGTCGGACATCTACGCCATGTTCACCGCCGCCATGCTGGAGTCCCTGCCCGAGAAGACCCGGGGCTTCCTCGCTGTGATGGGGCTGGCCGATGAGTTCACGGTGGAGATGGCCCGGGCTGTTACCGCCCTGCCCGACGCGGAGGAGGTGCTGCGGGCCCTCACCCAGCAAAACGCCTTTGTCACCCGCCTGCCGGACGGGGTGAGCTTCCGCTTCCACCACATGATGAAAGAGTGCGCCGAGCGGCTCTTTGCCCAGCTGCCCGCCGCCCGGCAAACGGATGTCTGGCAGCGGTATGGCCGCTGGTATGCCCAAAAAGCCCAGTACCTCCACGCTTTGCAGGCCTTTGAGCACTGCGGCGACCGCGACGCAGCCCTTGCCGTCATCGAGGCGGACGCGGGGGATCTGCTTGCCTCCCTCAGCCCCGCCGAGCTGCTGCAGCGGCTGGACCGCTGCCCGGTGGAAGCGCTGCAGCGCCACCCGCTGGCCATTCTGGTGCTGATGCGCCGGATGTTCACCTGGCAGCAGATCCCCAAAATGATGGAGCTGAAAGCCCTGCTGGAAGCCGCCGTGGCCCAACACCCCGAGTGGCCCGCCGCCGAGCGGGGCAACCTGCTGGGGGAGTGCGACCTCATCCAGAGCTTCTTGTTCTACAACGACATCACCCAGATGAGCCGCCTCCACCGCAGCGCCAGCCGCCAGATGAGCCGCCCCGCCGTCACCCTGCGCAACAGCGGCAGCTGGACCTTCGGCTCCCCCTCGGTGCTGATGATGTACTACCGCGCCCCCGGGGAGTTGGGCAAAGAACTGGCCGAAATGTACGAGTGTATGCCCCATTACTATAAAATCACCAACGGCCACGGCCGGGGGGCCGAGCTTTTGATGGACGCGGAGGCCGCCTACCTGCAGGGGGCGTGGGAGAAAGCCGCCGTGCTGCTGGAGCGGGCCCGGGCCGACGCCGCCGGGCAGGAAAACATGACCCTCTGCTGCGACTTTTGGCCCTGCGGCTGGCCCTGTGCGGCAAGGGGAAAGAGGGGTACGATTTTGCCGCCAAGCGCGCCGCCCTGCTGCAAAAGCACGATGGGGTGCAGGTGCATCTGCTGGAAAGCATCGCCGCCTATTTCTATGCCCTGCAGGGCAGGCCGGAGCAGGCCCCGGAGCTGTTCCGGGAGCACAAGCTGGCCGAGGTGAGCTTCTTTGGGCCCTGCCGCCCCATGATGTCCCTCATCGAGCAGCAGGTCTGGCTGGCGCAGGGGGAGTACGTGAAGGTGATCGCCCACAGCGAGGGCCTGCTGCGCCGGTGCGAGGCCATGCACTACGGTCTGGTGGGCCTGCAGGCCCGCATTCAGCTGGCGGCGGCGCAGCTGCGCTTTGGCCAGCGGGCCGAGGCCCGGGCTGCGCTGGCAGCGGCTTTGCTGGACGCTGTGCAGGACGATTTCTGGGTGCTCTTTGTGGAGCAGTATCCCGCTCTGGCCCCCCTGCTGGAAGGGGAGGACTGGGCTGCCAGCGAGCCGCGTCTGGGGCCCTTCGTGGCCCGCATCCTGCCCGCAGGCCGGGCCTTTGCCGCCCGGCTGGGCCTGCCCGCCCCCGCGCCGGAGCTGCCCCTGACCGACCGCGACCGGGAGCTGGCCCGTCTGGTGGCCGGGCGGTGCACCAACAAGGAAATCGCCGCCGCCCTCTACCTCTCCGAGGGAACGGTGAAGCAGTACATCAACCAGCTGTACGCAAAGCTGGATATGGGCGGCGACCCCCGCACCCGCCGCGCCCGGCTGGCGGAGTGGTATCAGAAAAACGCCCCCCGGAATTAACCAAAAACTAACCCCGGGTTAATAGCAAAAACCAAAGCTCCACGGTATCCTAAAAGTGAACCGTGGAGCTTTTTTCCTGCAACAAAATTGGTAGAAAAAGGGAGGCTTTTGCAATGAAACGAAGATGGAAGAAATTCCTCGCCGGGGTGCTTTCCGCAGCCCTCGCGCTGAACCTCGCGGCCCCGCTGGCACTGGCGGGCAGCTCGACGATGGGAGCAGCTTGCGGGGTGACAAATGTACTTCTGTATCCGGAGTATGTCGGACGGGTCGATGATAATGAGAGGGTGCCGTACATTCAGGGTGAGGTATCCTATGACCATGGCCTTTTGACCTTTGACGGAGATGTGACGCTGGATACAACTTCGGACCCGTATAATTCTTCGCTGGTCGAAGCCCTCAGTGAAAAAAATCTGAGGCTGGTGGCAAATGGCAAAGTGACGGGCAGAACGAAAAGCAACGGCTTTGATGGAGCAAAGGAAATAGTAAGGGGAGAATACGATCTCTCCAATACCGATGCGGGAAACCAGTCGAAAGGAATTTTAGGCGCTACAAACGATAAAACGACGATTGCTTCCGATACTAGAATCACGCTGAAGGGTTTCCAGACGGGCATCGGCTGGGGAAGCGTTCAGATCGATGGCAAGGTGAAGATCACAAATGCAGAATGCGGCATCGCCAATTTCACTACCATGAACCCGGGCAGCGAGCTGGAGATCCATGCGGATCGGTACATCGGGAAGGATTGTCTTCTGACATACAACGGCGGCCATCTGCTTATGATTGTGGCGGAAAACGGCGACGGCAATAACATCGTCCAGGGGAGACTGAGCATCGGAAACGTAAGCAGGTTCTGGTATCGCACCGACGAGAATGGAGCGTATACGGAAATCAACGTGAAGGAAAATTATGAGAACTTTACGGCTGCCATAGGACAGAACCAAGACTATCTGGAACTGACGGATGTGGACCCGGACCAGCCGGAAAGTGAAACCTACGACCTCTGGGTAGCAGGCAAGCAGGTCACAAAGAGCAACCAAAGCGATGTGCTGGAGGATGGCGGGTCTGTGAAGTTTGACCCGACGACCAACACGCTGACCCTGAACGATGCCGATCTCACGCTGGATGGGGCCGCGGGCGGTTACTGCTGCATCGATTCCCAATTGGCGGAAGAGCTGACCATTACCGGCACAGCCACCCTTTCCAACGCCGATGGAATCCTTACGGAAGGCCCGCTGACGCTGGATAACGCAACCCTCACACTTACGGGCAATATCGATGGCGACGTTGGTGATGACGCGATCCGGGCAGGCCGCTCTGACGAGGACATCACCATCCAAAACAGCACCGTGACCATTGCAGGCACGAACTCGGAAGGCAATTTCTTCCAGTTTGGCATTCGGTGCGGCAAGCTCACCGTGGCGAACAGCACGCTGGATGTGAAAGCCGGCGGCTCGGCCGTCGTGGCGCAAACGAGTTGGAGGCTTCCGGCGCAGGCACCGTCATCACGGCGGAAACGGATGCATCGGAGGAACAGGATTATTATGCCCTCGAACTGGGACGCCTGATCATGTCTCACGGCCTTGATCTGGTGGAAGGCAAAATGAACGAGAGTAAGAAGGCGAAGATCGCCCGGCCGGAGCAGGCCCCCACGGACTTTAAGGTCTACTGGGTCGTCCATCCGGGGGACGAACCGGTGAATGGAGGAATGCAGTTCCCCGGTGCGATCACCGGCAGCGAGGAGGAAGCCCGCCTCTTTGAGGGCTGGTTCCTCGAAGACGGCACCCGTTTGGAGGATAGCCCCTACTACATGGGCCCGGGCGCGAACCATGTGGGCAACCTCGACCGGGACGTGACCTTCTATGGCCATTGGCGCACCGCCGAGAGCGGCGAGGGCAGCCCAGACGGCGGAGACGGCTTCGGCACCCTTCTTGCGGGCGTCGCAGTCGTGGGCGCGGCGGGCGTCGTGGCCTATCAGGTGGGCACGGAGCTCATCCTTGACCAGCTCCTGCCTGCAGGGGTGGCCGTGCCCCATACCCGCGCCGAGCTGGCAATGCTCCTCTGGAACACCGCAGGC
Above is a genomic segment from Faecalibacterium taiwanense containing:
- a CDS encoding excisionase; this translates as MKEVRVCEAMKSPVGTSSDGTVLHQQDGGTKSRQVPIWEKSNLTLEEAAAYSGIGINKLREITNEDKCKFVLWVGNKRLIKRRLFDCFVEQAYSI
- a CDS encoding site-specific integrase, with the translated sequence MSEKRKDSKGRVLKDGESQRANGTYDYRYTDIHKKRRCIYAKSLTELRKKEEELWRDLADGIDYAAGEMTVADLVDRYMNLKRGLKPNSLRSYNTAVKRIHADPFGQKAIKTVKLSDAKGWFVFLHDSGFKQNTIGILQSVVRPAFEMAVEDDIVRKNPFKFKLSDVVPKDAYVRNALTREQQEKYLQFVQDYGGNYYDDIVILMGTGLRVSELYGLTRADIDFERHCINVRRQLCRTAEKPYFVTPPKTKSGIRNVPMTDTVCAALRRVVKARASTKVEALVDGCSGFLFLDKSGMPKVAMHLENYMRGVQGKFEKAYSKPVPRITPHVLRHTFCTNVQQAGLDVKSLQYLMGHSNASVTLDVYTHSSFESVERAFEQIAGNL
- a CDS encoding LuxR C-terminal-related transcriptional regulator; its protein translation is MQVHLLESIAAYFYALQGRPEQAPELFREHKLAEVSFFGPCRPMMSLIEQQVWLAQGEYVKVIAHSEGLLRRCEAMHYGLVGLQARIQLAAAQLRFGQRAEARAALAAALLDAVQDDFWVLFVEQYPALAPLLEGEDWAASEPRLGPFVARILPAGRAFAARLGLPAPAPELPLTDRDRELARLVAGRCTNKEIAAALYLSEGTVKQYINQLYAKLDMGGDPRTRRARLAEWYQKNAPRN